In the Euphorbia lathyris chromosome 5, ddEupLath1.1, whole genome shotgun sequence genome, one interval contains:
- the LOC136230738 gene encoding putative E3 ubiquitin-protein ligase XBAT34 produces the protein MGQNQSLDSMTQNQSKDKLLYQLVNTGNVEAIKALCREAVNLEWIDKEGKTPLIVAAMDSGLLNVARTLIEVGANVNAYRPGRHAGTPLHHAAKRGLQQTVLLLLSSGANALVRNDDCHTALDVARLKGHTTVVRAIENHIGYFSGWLRELHGPSFLEALAPQLLSRKIWVVVTPCSSSNLGKPVKLELAIYPTLQDSQPRSLIALWKAKIEEPNFQRTDPVFIIFDNSTKTRYKFASHNEEDKEQLRRFYDACRGINQVMPPPANHDAQTTFPRIGHQQSADALELAMAISASIASAAEERPASLNTHQGSETFNTNGWGSSSQGATHNGWGTAAAAAAQSASPNTHQGSETFNANGWGSSSQEASHNGWGLTVASAQSEASSSNNQGCSETQDTNIVHASGINTRWASPAPSAPFIPEETIDEGLIRYPSIEGLVDSPVPLVEHGAPVKNDDGGGSSSCIICWEAPVEGACIPCGHMAGCMACLNEIKKNKGVCPVCRAKIKQIIRLYAV, from the exons atgggtcagaatcaaagtCTTGATTCTATGACCCAAAACCAATCCAAAGACAAGTTGTTGTATCAGTTGGTTAATACTGGCAATGTGGAAGCCATTAAAGCCCTTTGTAGAGAAGCTGTCAATCTCGAG TGGATTGATAAAGAAGGAAAAACCCCTCTTATTGTGGCTGCCATGGATTCTGGATTGTTAAATGTTGCTAGGACTTTGATTGAAGTGGGAGCTAATGTTAATGCTTATCGTCCTG GGCGTCATGCTGGTACTCCTTTGCATCACGCAGCAAAAAGAGGCCTACAGCAGACTGTTCTTTTACTTCTCTCTAGTGGAG CGAATGCTCTAGTTAGGAATGACGATTGCCATACAGCTTTGGATGTTGCTAGATTAAAAGGCCATACCACTGTTGTCCGTGCTATTGAG AATCATATTGGCTATTTCTCTGGATGGCTGCGAGAGTTACATGGTCCTAGCTTTCTGGAAGCATTAGCTCCTCAATTGCTATCAAGAAAAAT TTGGGTTGTTGTTACACCTTGTAGTTCCAGTAATCTCGGGAAGCCTGTCAAGTTGGAACTTGCTATTTATCCTACTTTGCAG GACAGTCAACCTCGTAGTCTTATTGCTCTTTGGAAGGCAAAGATTGAGGAGCCCAATTTTCAACGAACAGATCCAGTGTTCATAATTTTTGACAATTCTACGA AAACTCGATACAAATTTGCATCACACAATGAGGAGGACAAAGAGCAGCTTCGCAGATTTTATGATGCATGTAGAGGAATTAATCAG GTTATGCCTCCACCAGCTAATCATGATGCTCAAACAACATTTCCTCGCATTGGACATCAACAGTCTGCAGATGCTCTGGAATTGGCAATGGCCATTAGTGCTTCAATTGCGTCTGCAGCAGAAGAAAGGCCCGCATCTCTTAATACTCACCAAGGCTCCGAAACATTTAACACAAATGGCTGGGGAAGTTCCTCGCAGGGTGCGACTCACAATGGATGGGGcacagctgctgctgctgctgcacAGTCAGCATCTCCGAATACTCACCAAGGCTCCGAAACATTTAACGCAAATGGATGGGGAAGTTCCTCACAAGAAGCAAGTCACAACGGATGGGGCCTAACTGTTGCTTCGGCGCAGTCAGAGGCAAGCAGCAGCAACAATCAAGGTTGTAGCGAAACTCAAGATACTAATATTGTTCATGCAAGTGGCATAAACACTAGATGGGCTTCACCGGCACCATCAGCTCCCTTTATTCCTGAAGAGACTATTGATGAAGGTCTAATCCGCTATCCTTCAATCGAGGGACTAGTGGATTCACCTGTACCACTTGTTGAGCATGGAGCTCCTGTGAAGAACGACGACGGAGGTGGCTCTTCCTCATGTATAATATGTTGGGAAGCTCCAGTTGAAGGTGCGTGCATCCCTTGCGGTCACATGGCTGGTTGCATGGCTTGTTTGAATGAGATCAAGAAGAATAAAGGCGTTTGCCCAGTTTGCCGAGCCAAAATAAAGCAGATTATAAGGCTGTATGCTGTTTGA